One Trichomycterus rosablanca isolate fTriRos1 chromosome 10, fTriRos1.hap1, whole genome shotgun sequence DNA window includes the following coding sequences:
- the atpaf2 gene encoding ATP synthase mitochondrial F1 complex assembly factor 2 isoform X1 — protein MFQTVCKYHRLLSQALRPLTARQLEALHPSIQIHKAKYSSATAERKRFYQDVSISQGEGGVFEINLDRRKLKTPGGKLFTVPNEALAIAVATEWDAQKDTLKFYTMHLTTLCNTALDNPTQRSKDQMISAALKYLETDTICYRVEDPPGLVELQKNEWDPVTDWIENRYNVVIGSSSSILGPQIPEKTYETFQQHLSSYNLWSLTGLEYVINQLKSLILSFGLIDRRLTVEQAVLLSRLEEEYQIQHWGNVEWAHDYDMYELRARTAAGALFVHLSSESATVKKKLLQD, from the exons ATGTTCCAGACTGTGTGTAAATATCACCGGCTGCTCAGTCAGGCTCTGAGACCTCTCACTGCCCGTCAGTTAGAAGCtttacatccatccatacagATACACAAAGCTAAATACAGCAGTGCTACTGCAG AGCGGAAAAGATTCTACCAGGATGTCTCGATCTCTCAAGGTGAAG GTGGAGTTTTTGAGATTAACCTAGACAGGAGAAAGCTGAAGACTCCAGGTGGGAAACTCTTCACTGTGCCTAATGAAGCTCTGGCCATTGCAGTAGCCACTGAATGGGATGCTCAGAAGGACACACTAAAGTTCTACACCATGCATCTA ACCACTTTGTGCAACACAGCTCTCGATAACCCAACACAGCGTAGTAAGGATCAAATGATCAGTGCCGCCCTGAAGTATCTGGAGACAGACACCATTTG TTACAGAGTAGAGGATCCTCCAggacttgtagaactacagaaaAATGAATGGGACCCTGTTACTGACTGGATTGAAAACAG GTACAATGTTGTTATTGGTTCATCTTCAAGTATATTGGGCCCCCAAATTCCAGAGAAGACTTATGAGACATTTCAGCAGCATCTCAGCTCCTACAACTTGTGGTCACTGACAG GGCTTGAGTATGTGATCAACCAATTGAAGTCATTGATCCTGTCCTTTGGATTGATTGATAGACGTCTAACTGTTGAGCAAGCTGTTCTGCTGTCTCGACTGGAGGAGGAATACCAG ATTCAGCATTGGGGAAATGTTGAATGGGCTCATGACTATGACATGTATGAGCTTAGAGCTCGTACAGCAGCTGGTGCTCTGTTTGTGCATCTGTCGTCAGAGAGTGCTACAGTGAAGAAGAAACTGCTTCAGGACTGA
- the atpaf2 gene encoding ATP synthase mitochondrial F1 complex assembly factor 2 isoform X2 yields MFQTVCKYHRLLSQALRPLTARQLEALHPSIQIHKAKYSSATAERKRFYQDVSISQGGVFEINLDRRKLKTPGGKLFTVPNEALAIAVATEWDAQKDTLKFYTMHLTTLCNTALDNPTQRSKDQMISAALKYLETDTICYRVEDPPGLVELQKNEWDPVTDWIENRYNVVIGSSSSILGPQIPEKTYETFQQHLSSYNLWSLTGLEYVINQLKSLILSFGLIDRRLTVEQAVLLSRLEEEYQIQHWGNVEWAHDYDMYELRARTAAGALFVHLSSESATVKKKLLQD; encoded by the exons ATGTTCCAGACTGTGTGTAAATATCACCGGCTGCTCAGTCAGGCTCTGAGACCTCTCACTGCCCGTCAGTTAGAAGCtttacatccatccatacagATACACAAAGCTAAATACAGCAGTGCTACTGCAG AGCGGAAAAGATTCTACCAGGATGTCTCGATCTCTCAAG GTGGAGTTTTTGAGATTAACCTAGACAGGAGAAAGCTGAAGACTCCAGGTGGGAAACTCTTCACTGTGCCTAATGAAGCTCTGGCCATTGCAGTAGCCACTGAATGGGATGCTCAGAAGGACACACTAAAGTTCTACACCATGCATCTA ACCACTTTGTGCAACACAGCTCTCGATAACCCAACACAGCGTAGTAAGGATCAAATGATCAGTGCCGCCCTGAAGTATCTGGAGACAGACACCATTTG TTACAGAGTAGAGGATCCTCCAggacttgtagaactacagaaaAATGAATGGGACCCTGTTACTGACTGGATTGAAAACAG GTACAATGTTGTTATTGGTTCATCTTCAAGTATATTGGGCCCCCAAATTCCAGAGAAGACTTATGAGACATTTCAGCAGCATCTCAGCTCCTACAACTTGTGGTCACTGACAG GGCTTGAGTATGTGATCAACCAATTGAAGTCATTGATCCTGTCCTTTGGATTGATTGATAGACGTCTAACTGTTGAGCAAGCTGTTCTGCTGTCTCGACTGGAGGAGGAATACCAG ATTCAGCATTGGGGAAATGTTGAATGGGCTCATGACTATGACATGTATGAGCTTAGAGCTCGTACAGCAGCTGGTGCTCTGTTTGTGCATCTGTCGTCAGAGAGTGCTACAGTGAAGAAGAAACTGCTTCAGGACTGA
- the atpaf2 gene encoding ATP synthase mitochondrial F1 complex assembly factor 2 isoform X3, which produces MFQTVCKYHRLLSQALRPLTARQLEALHPSIQIHKAKYSSATAERKRFYQDVSISQGEGGVFEINLDRRKLKTPGGKLFTVPNEALAIAVATEWDAQKDTLKFYTMHLTTLCNTALDNPTQRSKDQMISAALKYLETDTICYRVEDPPGLVELQKNEWDPVTDWIENRYNVVIGSSSSILGPQIPEKTYETFQQHLSSYNLWSLTGLEYVINQLKSLILSFGLIDRRLTVEQAVLLSRLEEEYQASWRHSG; this is translated from the exons ATGTTCCAGACTGTGTGTAAATATCACCGGCTGCTCAGTCAGGCTCTGAGACCTCTCACTGCCCGTCAGTTAGAAGCtttacatccatccatacagATACACAAAGCTAAATACAGCAGTGCTACTGCAG AGCGGAAAAGATTCTACCAGGATGTCTCGATCTCTCAAGGTGAAG GTGGAGTTTTTGAGATTAACCTAGACAGGAGAAAGCTGAAGACTCCAGGTGGGAAACTCTTCACTGTGCCTAATGAAGCTCTGGCCATTGCAGTAGCCACTGAATGGGATGCTCAGAAGGACACACTAAAGTTCTACACCATGCATCTA ACCACTTTGTGCAACACAGCTCTCGATAACCCAACACAGCGTAGTAAGGATCAAATGATCAGTGCCGCCCTGAAGTATCTGGAGACAGACACCATTTG TTACAGAGTAGAGGATCCTCCAggacttgtagaactacagaaaAATGAATGGGACCCTGTTACTGACTGGATTGAAAACAG GTACAATGTTGTTATTGGTTCATCTTCAAGTATATTGGGCCCCCAAATTCCAGAGAAGACTTATGAGACATTTCAGCAGCATCTCAGCTCCTACAACTTGTGGTCACTGACAG GGCTTGAGTATGTGATCAACCAATTGAAGTCATTGATCCTGTCCTTTGGATTGATTGATAGACGTCTAACTGTTGAGCAAGCTGTTCTGCTGTCTCGACTGGAGGAGGAATACCAG GCGTCATGgaggcacagtgggtag